CTTCGGCCGATGCCGTGAGGATGCTTCGACGAGTGGTCAGTCTGCAGCACATCCAATGAGTCCGATAACTCCCTTTCGATCTGCGACCACAAGAAAATCAGCGAGCCAATCGCCCCCTTCATCTGTTCAAAGCTTACGGTATTGTCGTTATTGACCATCGTGGGATCAGCTTCGCCGCCATTTCCGCCTGACACAAGTGCGCGCAGTATGCAAATGTCTGGTTTGGTGAAGCTGCGCCGCAGCAATAGACCTTATCGGCAATGGCCGGTCTGGGCCGCCCGTGAAGACGGCCCGATTACGTCAGATTTCGATGGCCTCAGCGATCGCCAGTGCATCTTCAAGTTCAACGCCAAGGTATCGCACCGTGCTGTCCATCTTCGTATGTCCGAGGAGAAGCTGAACAGCACGCAGGTTGCCTGTCTTCTTGTAGATCTGGGTCACCTTTGTCCGCCTCATCGAATGCGTGCCATATGCGCTCGCTTCTAGACCGATCGAAGTGACCCAGTCGCGGACGATCCGCGCATACTGGCGTGTCGAGATGTGCAGACGTTCATGGAACCGACCCGGCCAAAGGTACTCCGAGCCGATCATGAGCTCATCTTCCATCCACTTCTCGACTGAGGCGCGTGTACCTTCGGATATCTCAAAGCGCACGGGTTTCTGTGTCTTGCTTTGCAGGACGGAGGCGCGCTCTTTGATCTGACCTGATGCCATTACATCTACGACTTTCATCGTCACCAAGTCACAGCCGCGCAACTTGCTGTCGATCGCCATGTTGAACAATGCGAGGTCGCGATGATTTTCGGCCAATTCAAGTCGAACACGGATTGCCCAGACATGCTTCGGCTTCAGCGGCCGTTTTTGACCAACGATGCGGCCTTTGTTCCAGGCAGGGCGAAGTGCCCGAATGGCTGGTAGGTTTGGTGTTTCCATGACTGATCCTCCGATCCGCCATGCCCTCCCACAACGACAACCCGACGTTGACGATGCCACCATATCACAGGATGCTGCGTCGTATCCGAGGTCAGCTTGGAGCCCATTTTGACCTTGATCCACAAGCGGATACATAAGGCTATCGAAGTGCATTCAACTGGCTGCACGTGGCTTTTCTGTCGAGAGGAGCGGAAATGGATAACAATCCGACCACCGGACAATGCCTCTGTGGCGAAGTAAAATTTCGCATATCGGGAGAGTTTGAGAGCTTTTTCCTGTGTCATTGCGCCCGCTGCCGTAAGGACAGTGGCTCAGCCCATTCGGCAAATCTTTTTTCGTCCGCTGCCAAAATTACCTGGGTTTCAGGCGAATCACAGATTAAGACGTTCCAGCTATCCGGGTCATGCCACGTAAAGAGCTTTTGCTCTCAGTGCGGGTCAGCGCTTCCGGTTTCCCAGCCGGAGATTGAATTGCTTGTGGTCCCGGCAGGGTCGCTCGACAGCCATTTAGACATGCGACCGAACGCGCATATCTGTTGTTCCAGTCGCGCGAACTGGGACAACGACCTTGCCTCCATTGAGAGTATCGAAGGGCTTCCGGCCTGAACGGTCGAGCCGATGATGCAACTCTGAAAACAGCCAGACGACAAATGCGCGAAAGTCCGCTCCGTCCGCACAGTGTGAGTTCGTTGGTGCTGGAATTTTGCAGTCGCAGCGGATGGCAGCTTTGACGGGCCGCACTGCAGCGATGCGATCAACGGTTGGAGGTCGGCTTTGGGCCGTGAGCGGCTATTTACGTCAAACCCTCTATATGGCCGCAATGCGGGACGAAGCAGGCATTCGCTGCACCTGCGCCAATGACCGGTTTCGGCGATTGGCGCAGAGCGATCCAAGTCTGATCGAAATCAGGCCGGCGCTTCCTTTGCGCCTGTCATGAACGCAACCGCGTCGGACATGGTGTAATCTTTCGGATCGATCACACACAGACGTTTGCCGAGGCGATGAACGTGGATGCGATCAGCGACTTCGAACACGTGCGGCATGT
This DNA window, taken from Aliiroseovarius sp. F47248L, encodes the following:
- a CDS encoding tyrosine-type recombinase/integrase — its product is METPNLPAIRALRPAWNKGRIVGQKRPLKPKHVWAIRVRLELAENHRDLALFNMAIDSKLRGCDLVTMKVVDVMASGQIKERASVLQSKTQKPVRFEISEGTRASVEKWMEDELMIGSEYLWPGRFHERLHISTRQYARIVRDWVTSIGLEASAYGTHSMRRTKVTQIYKKTGNLRAVQLLLGHTKMDSTVRYLGVELEDALAIAEAIEI